In the genome of Cucumis sativus cultivar 9930 unplaced genomic scaffold, Cucumber_9930_V3 scaffold58, whole genome shotgun sequence, one region contains:
- the LOC116406041 gene encoding sphingoid long-chain bases kinase 2, mitochondrial-like yields the protein MFFMFKLLVSFAFGLILNGTRFSYQTVRIVGQDHSETSPIGALSNQWSKRAERKEDVGNSTTEDGTVGICDGFSETQTESQVDDGEWELYPQVTALCIGNAKYFDGGMKIVPNADPSNRSLEVVIL from the exons atgttttttatgtttaaacttttggtttCGTTTGCATTTGGTTTAATCCTTAATGGTACCAGATTTTCCTACCAGACTGTTCGCATTGTTGGTCAAGACCATTCAGAAACTTCTCCAATTGGTGCTTTATCTAACCAGTGGtcaaaaag AgctgaaagaaaagaagatgtcGGCAATTCTACTACTGAAGATGGGACTGTGGGCATATGTGATGGCTTTAGTGAAACACAAACAGAGTCTCAG GTTGATGACGGTGAATGGGAGTTGTATCCACAAGTAACTGCTCTATGCATTGGAAATGCTAAATACTTTGACGGTGGTATGAAAATTGTGCCAAATGCCGATCCTTCCAACAGGAGTCTAGAG GTAGTAATTCTTTAG